Part of the Arachis hypogaea cultivar Tifrunner chromosome 6, arahy.Tifrunner.gnm2.J5K5, whole genome shotgun sequence genome, aaaaataatttttttttgaattaaaaagtgCTCAACACAACAAGGTGGAGCAAACAGAGATAAGAAACATAAGACAACTTAAATACAAAGCCATCAACCCCTCGTCAgcttcggcattgccatcaacaaccaaaggGAGTACCACCAAGCCACTCGTCGGATAGCGAAAAGGACCTGTTGATGATTTCCACCACTCCTAAGCCATGATTATTGAAGACACGATCGTTCCTTTCTAGCCAAATTGCCCAGATTACAGCAAAGAATCCAATCAACCACCTCTTTCTCTCAACCTTTCTATGTGAAGCATGCGTCCAGCTCTCAAAATGTTGCTTCAGTGTTCCTGGTATGGCCCAGGACCTTCCAAGGGCGAATAGCcatgcacaccacacctgccaagtgagCTCACAGCCAAGAAACAGATGGACAGCTGAGTCAACAGCCTTGCAACATAAAGGACACATATTATCGAGCTGGCCAATAACCCCTAGCCCGGAAAGCCTTTCTTTAGTATTCACCCTCCCAATCAAGACAAACCAAGAGAACAGTTCAACCTTTTGCGGGATGAAGCCCCTCCAAATAACACTAGTGAAGCTATAGCTAGGTATTTCCTCCGGGAGAACTGCTTCCTGCAACCCCTTCACAAAGGAATTAGTTGAAAAAATACCAGTTCTGTCAAATTTCCAAACCACCTTATACTCTCTCTCTGTTGTTAGCTTAACCGAGTGTAGTATCTCGTGGAGGTGGTTCAAAAGTTCCAGCTCCCATTGAAACAGCTGTTTCCTCCACTGGAAGCTCCATATCCACGCCAACCCATCCCAAAATCCGCAGTCCCCTATAACAGATCCTTTAAGATTCGAGACCGAGAAAAGTCTTGGAAAAAGATCTTTCAAGACCCCATCAGGGAGCCAGACGTCCTCCCAGAATCGGGTTGTTCTGCCATTCCCAACCTCCATTGATAGGCCTCTGATCATCGTCTTTCTAACTTGTGGATCTCTTATTTGAAGCTGACAGATATCTTTCCAAGGACCCCCTCTTTTGGGAACAGGTTGCCCATGCAGCATCTCAGAAGGATTCATGCTATTACAAGAACAAACCACTTTCTTCCAAAGGGGGCACTCTTCTTTCgaaaaccaccaccaccacttaaacagaagAGCGGTATTCCGAAGCACTGCATCTCCTACTCCCAAACCCCCCACCTTTTTAGGCGCCATCACTACCTCCCACCTCACTAGTGGCATCCCCATCCTCCCATCCTCTTTACTCCACAAGAATCGACGTTGTAAGGAAATCAACTTCTCTGCTACTGCCTTTGGCATCTTGTACAAGCTCAGATAGTATATAGGCAAGCTATTAAGGACAGATTTTATGAGCACCAGCTTACCTGCCTTATTGAGTGTCTTTGCTTTCCACAGGCTCAGCTTGTCTTCCACCTTATCAATCACTGGTTGCCACATTTTCACAAGCCTCAGATTCGCTCCCAATGAGATGCCCAGGTACCGAACAGGGAGGGCTGCCTCCTTACAATCCAGCAAGCAACACAACTTCCGCGTCCATAGCTGTTCACAGATAACCGGAATGAAACTtgacttctcaaaattaatactCAACCCCGACATCAGCTCAAAGCACCGCAGTAGACGCTTGTAATTCTTTATGGTCTCTTCCTCTGGAGGGCAAAAAAGAATAGTATCGTCTGCAAACTGTAAGTGTGACAACTCAATGTTATCCCGTCCAACCAAGAGCGTAAGTATGCGGCCATTCCTCACCGCCTCTCCGATCATTTGATGAAGAACATCAACAACTAACAAACAGAAAGGGCGATAAAGGGTCTCCTTGTCGTAGCCCCCTTTCCATTTTGAAGGGCTTAGTGGGAGCTCCATTGATAAGAACTGACATGGATGCAGAACATACACACTCCTTGATCCACCTCCGCCAACGATATCCAAAACCCATCTTCTGCAGAACGATGTCGACGAAGCTCCATTTGACCCGATCATACGCCTTCTGAAAATCCAGTTTAATAGTTGCAGAGCTTCGTCTTCTGGACTTTAGCCAATGCACAATTTCACACGCTATCAAAGCCCCGTCGTGGATTTTCCTGCCCTGCACAAAAACACTTTGAGTCTCGCCTACTAAACCTGGCATCACATGTTGCATCCTTCGAACCATCACCTTAGATATGACCTTATAAATGCACCCCACCATACTAATTGGCCGAAGATCTTTTATCTATGTAGCTCCGACAAACTTCGGTGCCAGCGCCACCCAAGTGATGTTCGAGCCCCTAGGTATCATAGCTGATTGGAAGAACCCCAACACTGCTTCCGTGAACTCCCTTCCAATCTCTACCCAACACTTCCTAATGAAATTCATGTTAAACTCATCACTTCGAGGAGCTTTTGAAGACTCACAATCCCACACTGCAGCCTTTATTTCTTCTGCACTTGGCATCAACTCCAGCTCTGCTGCCTCCTCCCCAGTTATTCGCCTAACCAGCCCATCCCGGATCCCAATATTAGGTGAAGGTTCCTGGTGATACAACTCTTTAAAGAAATCTCTTATAGCTACCTTGATCCGTGCTTGATTCCTTACTACTCTCCCATGGATCCGTAAAGCTTCAATCCGATTGTTCCTCCTACGAGCCGATGCGAGATTGTGGAAGTACCTAGTGTTTTTATCCATCTCCTTAGCATGCCTAGACCgtgacatctgcttccaatggaTTTCCTTTCTGATATACCATTTCTTACAAGAGCTCACAAGCGCCTTCCTTCTCGCCTCCATTGTTCCATCATATACTCCATGACTCACCATATCATCTACCTTCCTGATCTCCTCCTCAAACTTGTCAATCCTTATGTCCAGATCTCCAAACTGCTCTTTATGCCATCTCCCCAGCGGGACCGTCATAGCCTTCAATTTATCCATGAACTGAATCTTCCCGAGGCTCCTCCATTCCTCCTTTACCATCCTCAAAAACCCATCGTGAGTAAACTATGAATCCAGGCTCCAAAACGGTCTCGGCTCCCCTCCCAACCTAGTTACGTTCATAATCATTGGACAATGGTCTGACAACCCTCTTGGACCTCCTCGTAACCTTGTTTCAGGAAATTCTTCCAACCATTCCAAACTAACCAAGACCTTGTCAATACGACTACATGATTGGCCCTGGAACCATGTGAACCACCTATCAGATGAAACTAGATCCATCAACTCCATATCATGAACCCAAGATTTAAACTCTGCTGCAGACCTTGGCAGAGACGTGGCCCCCAGTCGTTCTTCCATTTGAACAATCTCGTTAAAATTCCCCATAAAACAGAACGGTATCTGGCATAAACCGGACAAGAAGCTTAGCTCTTCCCACACTACAAGCTTTTCCTCCCTATCATGTTCACTATACACCAAACAGAACGCACACCGAAAATTATTCTTTAACAGCACTCCATCCACACATAGCCACCTAGCGCCTTTATAGCAACTACTTAAGTTAAAAACCGTGTTATCCCACATCAATAACAGGCCGCCAGAAGCACCTTCTGCCTCCACAAACTCCCAACCCACTCCATCATTACCCCACAACTGCACAACCTCAAATTTAGTCATCACCTCTTTCTTTGTCTCTATTAAGCCTAGCACATGCACATTGAActtctttctaaaatttttgacTATACTCAATTTTCCAGTCCCTGCCAACCCCCGAACATTCCAGGATGCAAAAGTCATTTTAAAACACTAGTACACACCTGTTTCCTATTTTTTGGACGACTTCTTCTagccttttctttctgtttagcCAGCTTCTTCCTCAAAGCGATCTTCTCATTCTATGCTTGGAGTATCGCCATTATATCCTCTTCCTGATCATAAGGCACCGCTCCAGATTCCACCGCCAGGGTCCAAGCATTTCtgttttcttgtatttcttctgCCCTTTTGGTGCTAGACGTTTCCGAAGCACCGTCGCTTTCTTCAACATGTGGGTAAGGCTCTAAACCTGCCAGCAATACCCCCTCCCCCGATCCCTCCATCGCCAATGTCACCGACAGACCGGCCGCTACACCGGTAACTGGGTCAGCCGCTGTATTACCTTTTGCCAAGCTCTCTTGGCACTATAACCCCCCAGCGTATTGTGCTTCTATAGCTACACCCAATTCCTCAGCAATACCATGTTCTCCTACTACTCGGTCATTATCACACTTCCAATTGGTTACTAGAATCTCATCATCCTCGCCGTACCCATCAAGCCCAGACCGAGCCCCCATTCCATGTCAAACCTTCCCCTGTTCACCCAAATCCCTAGCCACAATAATCCGCCCCGCCTCTCCATCTGTGCCAATCTCCTCAACTGCCACCAGGGGCTCCGGTCGCTCAGCAGCAGCCACGCTGCCTGCCAACACCCGAAGCAGCTTCCCCCTCCCACCACAGGCAAATCGCGTCTCATCCCCTTCCTCGTGCACCACCGCAGGTGCCATCCGCGAGCACCCTAATGCGTCCCCTGGACCAGCCCTTTCCTCCCGTCTCACCTCCTTGCACGCTGCATGCCCTTCCATGGCTCTTGCAGAGTCATTGGCATCTTGTTGGTAGGCACCACCTATTGACCGCGTGCCCTCATGCACAGAGACCTCAGGCTGGACCCGACCCACTACCTGCGCCACTTGACAATCAGCCCGGCCCAACTCCCGCCTCCTCACACACCCATCAAGTGGGCTACAAAACTGCAAGCCTAATTGAATATCCTTAGAATTCGTTGAACAGCTTTGGGCTACCCCACTCGAAGGAGTCACATGAACTTCTCTTGGACCCACCCATCTCCTACCACTAGTGACGTCCCCTTCAGCCACCTCCCTCCCCGTTGCCAGATCCCAGGACAAAGTCCTCTCTGAGTCAGCGCCCTCATCGTTCGGTGAAGACTCCGCACATCTAGCCTTCGTCACGCTGGAAATAACTGCCTTGATTGTATCCCTCTTtggttcaaaatttaaaagtttgttaCTCCACTCATTCAAAATCTCTGAGGAAATTACATCTCGACCCTTCACCGGCTCTTCCTCCCTTGCTGTCCCCGCCATCAACTCCGCCGCTGCATCCCAGCTCACCCTTTGCTCATGACCCCGAGCATCCTCAACAGTACATCCACGACCTCCAGTAGCACAACCTCCTCCAATAACGAGGCCCCGGTTACCTCCCCTACCAATATTCGTCTCATGATCCAGGGAAGCATAGGCTCCACTCCCCACCTCTGTGACAAACGCATCAAACATATCAATTCCAACAGAGATACTAATTCGTTCATGAATTACCTCATACCTGGCCGTATCAATCAACACACGTCCCACGCTGAAAGACACTCCCGAAATTGTTGCTGGATCATAACTCACCACCTCTCCCCACTGTTTACCAATTAATCAGAACGTATCTTCGGACCATGCATGAATCGGTATCCCACTGCACTTGATCCAGACTCTTCTCCTATCACACCGGTCAGTCTCACTCCAACGACAAACACGATAGAAAAATTTCAGAAGGCCATTCATAGTAAACGTTAGAGCCTCATCCGCCCGGTGGTTACTATCGAATATTAGCAAGGCTTTGTGAGCCCCCAACTCACAAACCTGCACTACATGGGGCCACTCCTGTCGAGCTATGGCGTTCAACCGGCTGTAATCAATAGCTTTCCGAGTACTACCAACAATGCTCCGCCGCAACCAGTCCATATTACTTTCTACCAGTGAAGCTTGGATGACCCGTACCCCCGTGTCCTCTGTAACCTTCGGCCAACACCATTGTTGAGGATCACTCTTAATTGCGTCCAACTGAACCTTGTCCAGATTGGCATTTGACTCACACTCGACCACCCTGTCTGCCCCAGAATTTTCCTCCTTATCAACAGAGTTCCCACAAACAACCACCCTCTTGTCAGCACCTATCATCGTACCAGCACTGTCCCGGCCATTATTCCCCTTGGAGTCACCCCTCCAGAACCTAGCCTCACTAACAAAAATCTCATTTTCCCGTAAGCGCATTCGGTTCATATCCGAAATAGCCTTCAACGCTCCACCTTTCGTAGTATACAGGATAAACGCAAACAAGTACACCAAGCCACCCATTGTCTTCCTAGATAAGTAAATGTCATTGATCCTCCCTGTCCAAGAGAACAACCAAACAACTCCCGCTTCGATATGTCTCCCGGTAGTCTGTCCACGAAGATGGTGAAAGAGTCCTATTCCAATTGAAAAAACTTTTCTCGATTCCAAACCCTTGAATCCCGAACTAGATGTTGAGCATGCATAAGCCGACCCTGCCCGGTGTTTCCCCACTCCCCACGCTCTCTCGCTCTCATGACCCTTTTATATAAaatcgtaattaattaaataattaaataattaaataattatgtctatacttaattaataatttatatcaattaattaaatcatttaattctctattgaaaaaattaaataacttaatcatatttagtttattaaaataatgataataattaattatattaaatacttatatctttatttaattaataatttatattaattatttaattaataatttataaatttaaataatattattgtaaaaaaatagtaactatattaattttatttactttaattaattaattaagtgaaaCCATAATatggactaaagttagttctttTTAACGGAGAAGCGAGAGAtgttttgagttcctatttattgtttatgacGTAAAAGTTGATGtgaagttactttttatgacagatgGGTCATAAATAGGAATTAAAATGAGTTATCTACTAAAGATGGAGATGGTCTTAAGGGTGTGTGTGGTtagaaatggatcctctccagtttttttaacacttgaggaaatgcagtgtgatctctcaccattaactTTATAAGTGGGGCCAGaattaaatatgagagagagcatTGAAGGGTGAGAGATCACAATTGACACCATCCAGTTTTTTCTTTATTAGAGAGGATCCACTTCTTGCGTGGTTGGGACTTGGGAGAATTATAAATAAttcgtaaaaattttaaaatgaaatatcATATTCTCATATTTGGTTCAaagtttaaaaagttatttttaaacaaatttgattctagaaaattaaaatactattatttcaattcctatattttttttagatatatttaattttcataaaaataaaatctgaataaTAAAGTAATGGTTCACACACTTCCTAAGAAAAATGGGTAGCAGGAAATGACTCAAGGAGTACCATCTCTGGCTATCTAGCATAGTCAAAGAAAATGTCTTAACACTTTTTCTCTCGTTTGAGGCTCCGTCTTGGAGGGACATTGCCGCCATCAGTCGTGCATTGTAGCGGTGgacctctctctcctctctccattatttttctatgtattttctctttgttcttccttttcttttcttgtttttcatctctctcttctttttgtttttcatttctctATGTTGGTtggattctttcttctttcatcatttttttctttttctctacttTCTCTTGTCATCTATTTCTCTTCTTGTTTTGTAATTTATTggctttgttattttctttcaataattctattggtgtgaaatttttttttgtaatatttgaTTCTTCTTGTATGATGGTTTGGTTCTCTCTCTTCATAGAAGATTTAGGTCTTGTGATacagatataaaaaaaatacatcaaaGATGATTTATTATAatgaaaaattatctaaaaaaaattcacttttttaagAGTCAAAAACAGATAACTCACAATGTTAcaacattttttatataaaatctaaaaactaaatatattttgagtaaaattaagatttttttttgttatttgtaaatgtcacatgattttttttttaaataaaatttatcttcTATCAAAAAAGCCATGCATGGCataataaaagaattaatttcacttacgttagttttttttttaataaactaaattGAGTTGTTGAATATTTGAGGAACAAAATTTACTTATATGATTTTTTGAGGATCATTTTAAGTATTAATCATAAAAAGAATAATTTAGTTTTGATGtgacaatgtaaaaaaaattaaatttaaatctaaTCATGTTTTATGATAATCAGTATATGATCATTCAAATAAACAAATATGATTGAATAAGCCTATACAATTAATCTAACTATTCCAATTTCATGATTTATGAGAaaggtaaaaaatattaaatctgATTTTAGACACACCATACGAGCATCtctttttggttaaaaaaaaactaTGTTAAGTGTCAAAATcagatattaatataaaatatatattaaaatataaaatatatacaacaaCAATAAAGTCTTGTCCCACTAAATGGGtcagctacatgaatcaaacgacgtcattgtgcgctgtcatgtatcatgtctacagatagaccgtttacatgtagatttcgtttgaccacctcatggatggtcttcttaggtcttcctctgcctttcacctcttgtccatcttccatctcatctatCCTCctaactggatgttctatcggtcttcttctcacatatccaaaccacctgagacgcgattcaaccatcttttccataatgggtgctactccaactctctcccttatatcttcgtttcTTATTTTATTCAATCGCGTATGATCACTCATCCATcttaacatcttcatctctgtcacactcagcttatgttcgtgctctcctttagccgcccaacactccgtaccataaagcatagccggtcttatagcggtgcgatagaatttacctttaagttttaaagacacttttttgtcgcatataaaactagatgcactccgccattttgaccaacctgcttggatcttatgatttacatcctgttcaatctctctattatcctgtatgatgcacccaaaatacttaaaacttttaacttttcgtaggatgttttctccaatcttcacctctatattagggtttttccaTCTCcgactgaacttacattctatatattctgtcttgctacggcttatgagtagaccatacacttctagagcttctctccataactccaacttcttatttaggtcttcccttgactctcccataaggacgatatcatcggcaaaaagcatgcaccatggcacaggctcttggatgtgctctgcgagtacttccaagactaatgtaaaaaggtatggacttaaggatgatccatggtgtaatcctataccaataggaaattactctgtcacaccaccttgagtcttcacactagttgtggccccatcatacatgtatttaattgcacgaatatatgcgatccttactctcctcttttctaaaaccttccataagacctcccttggtattctatcatacgctttttccaaatcaataaatacCATATGTAGAtttcttttattactacgatacctctccatcatccttcttaataggtatatcgcttcagtggtagaccTGCctagcataaatccaaattggttctctgttacttgtgtctcttttctcaacctccgttctatcaccctttcccataacttcatggtatgactcataagcttgatccctctatagttttcacaactttgtatatcccccttattcttgtatataggtaccaaggtgctctttcttcactcatcaggcatcttctttgaccttaaaatctcattaaaaagcttggttaaccagttgatgcctttttctccaaggcccttccaaacctcaatcgggatattatcaggtcctactaccctgccatttttcatctactttagagcctcttttacctcgaagtattgaatccttcgatagtagtcaaatttttgatcttcttcccttatgcataaccgaccaaggctcggaagagtcttctgtccctcattgaataactcgtagaagtagctcttccacctttcattaatcttctcctcttgagccaacacttctccatccttatcctttatgcacttaacctgatccaaatctctcgttcttctttcacggctctttgcgattctatatatacatttttctcattctttcgtgcccaaagactggtagagaccctcatatgctcttgttcttgtttcgcttacagccacttttgtctctttcttagccgccttatattttccAGTTATTTGCGTTGCGGCATAAAAACCACTCTTTAAATCACtccttttttatctttatcttttcttgtacactcgcattccaccaccaggactccttgtctcttggccctattcctttagattcaccaaagctttcttttgctgttcttctaataacttctaccATCTCCCTctacatctcttccgcgcttccattcctatcccactttgcctcttctcctacccgtcttaggaagcttttttgttcctcacctttcatccgccaccacctcgtccttgggttcttcgtatgatgtcttttcctcaacttttgctccaTGCGAAagtccatgacgagcaccctatgttgtgttatCAAACTCTCttccgggataattttacaattaatgcaaaatttccgatcgactctcctcaacaagaagaagtcgatttgagagcttgtcatgccactcttataggttataagatgttcgtctctctttttaaaacatgtatttgcgatgagaagatcaaaagttgagaaaaagtccaaaatagttttaccctcgacaTTGATCACCGCGAAACCATGACCTCcatgaatactcccatatccagtcacttctctcccaacatggccatttaaatctcctcctaagaaaatcttatctcccaaaggtatgtcttgaaccaaactctctaaatcctcccaaaaccttatcttgtgctgttcgtccgaacccacttgcggtgcataggcgctaatcacatggaaagcacctccctccaccacaagtttgatagagatgatccgatctcccaccctcttgacatccactacgtcctttttccactgcttatccacaattattccaaccccattcctattcttcacatttcctgtataccaaagtttgaaaccagaagtatccaactccctagccttcgcaCCAACCCACTTTGTTTCTtataggcacataatgttaatcttcctccttgtcatggtgtccaccacctctatggactttcctgttagagtgcctatgttccatgtcccgaATCTCAACCTTCtatcgcttcgacctttaccttttccttttcctttgtgaactagcttatttaccctcgtctgtTTACAAAAACGcaagaacccttgctcatttaacactatatCCGGGCACCGTTGCAGCAgctcttgctcatttgacaccgtactcgagccatacaacGCGTTGTTTtcgggcaacgacctagctttagcgtaataataatgtctttgatttaTGTCATGGGGAttcgactatatttttatgttggttgtcgaagacctaacacaacacTCCTCCTTTATCTGGGCTTGAGACCGGCTATGTAccacaagtgtaacataggcggagctattaaaatataaaatatatattaaaaataaattaaaaatatatatttacacataatattaaaaagaaaagtcTTTAAAATACTTTGGGAGGTCAAGTGGACCTAGTAGATTTAAGACCAAAAtaatttcatttatttaatttgtttttgtgAAATTGTCTAATTTTTGCATGTGATGTGACTCACCTTACTCCTTTTCCTCTCACCCTCTTTCATTGCCTCATTTTCAGTGTTCTTGTTCTCTCTTTGTTCCCTTccacaacacacacacacacacacattagagaaagagagagaaatctACAGAGCCAAACGACCACTTTGTTGTAATCTGGATTCTCTAACATTGTTACCCTTCTGATCCTCATGTGTTGCACCATACATCCCTTTGAAGTATCGCGTTATTAtcattcttaattaattaattaattaaggctCCATCATTTGGGCCTTCATAATTCACGTACGTACATCTTTCTTTCCTTCCTTTTCAATTAATCTCATCATTTTTGTTGCGTAATTATGTGgagaaattaatatataatatagtaatCTACATTGTTTATTCAAATGATAATTGTTTTTTGGATTTGTCTTCTTCAAATGCATTAGTGTGTATGTGTTCCTCTGATCTTGTAAATGCAAAACATTGGTTCATCATTACGAGCACCCATTTGCTTCTCTCTAATTCTGAGGACAAAATTTACTGTTAACTACATTGAGGAATAATACTCCAattatagtatttaaaatttttttagtttgacaCTTGATTTTCAATACATTTTAGTTTTTAAGTTAGTCATGAACATTTTTAGTTTATTAAACAAATAAGTTTTTacattattagatttttttacttAATTAAAGGCTAACGAAAAATTGCCTACTCAAATCACTTATATTAacgtttataatttttaataaattttacgtgTTTTCttaaataacaatagaaattgatttaactaaatttatttttttcatcggaGAATTTGACATAAAGACGAATTTGTCTAGCAATACAAAATATTAGGAACCAATTTGctaattaaaatttgttgataGCTAAATATTCAACTAAAATTTTGttgaaaattaatttggatcTTACTCCATAGATTAAAATGTGTATCCTTTTTATCCCTTGCATGCATGAACTTAATTGCTAACGTTGTGCATGGTTTGTAACTTACCTTCATTTTATAgtgaaatttatatatattttatagtgataattaaacttttatttatcATTTGAGAGGATTTTTTTTCCAATATTGTACTTGGTAGACTTATAACTTCACTAAATAATGATTTTGATAGGAAAGCACTATGAAaagaattatataaattatttttaatagtgtTTTTCGAAATGAGTGAAAAAAACATTTGTTGATAGTTACATTATTAGAAAATGTGTTGTTCAtttataatttttcattatttcaTGAACAAATTCTTTTCTAATGGACTAAGCCACATATTTAAGTTGCATGAATTTCATTTGTTTATCCCATATTGTTTTGAGAAAATGCCATAATATTTTAGTAGTGTTtaggaagaaataaaaaattaattcatgaatatccttattttttatatttttataattttacacttaaataTGTATTATATTAAACTAAGGTATGTTACcaattacttatatttttgtCCTCACGTACAAAAAGATTAACTACTAAATTAATTgctcatataaaatatatgttaaaataaaaaatatacattaatttatttaaataatacatatatttatacataatataaatatataataattgaattgatagtta contains:
- the LOC112757786 gene encoding uncharacterized protein, producing the protein MVKEEWRSLGKIQFMDKLKAMTVPLGRWHKEQFGDLDIRIDKFEEEIRKVDDMVSHGVYDGTMEARRKALVSSCKKWYIRKEIHWKQMSRSRHAKEMDKNTRYFHNLASARRRNNRIEALRIHGRVVRNQARIKVAIRDFFKELYHQEPSPNIGIRDGLVRRITGEEAAELELMPSAEEIKAAVWDCESSKAPRSDEFNMNFIRKCWVEIGREFTEAVLGFFQSAMIPRGSNITWVALAPKFVGAT
- the LOC140173764 gene encoding uncharacterized protein; this encodes MTFASWNVRGLAGTGKLSIVKNFRKKFNVHVLGLIETKKEVMTKFEVVQLWGNDGVGWEFVEAEGASGGLLLMWDNTVFNLSSCYKGARWLCVDGVLLKNNFRCAFCLVYSEHDREEKLVVWEELSFLSGLCQIPFCFMGNFNEIVQMEERLGATSLPRSAAEFKSWVHDMELMDLVSSDRWFTWFQGQSCSRIDKVLVSLEWLEEFPETRLRGGPRGLSDHCPMIMNVTRLGGEPRPFWSLDS